The Pseudomonas fragi DNA window CGTGATTTTTGGGTGTGTCGACACCATCGGCTCCCAGGCCGGTGATATCGCCCGTACCAGCTGGCTGGCCGCCGGTTTGCCGCTGAACGTGCCCGGCACAACCATCGACCGCCAGTGCGGTTCATCACAACAGGCGCTGCACTTCGCCGCACAGGCGGTGATGAGTGGCACTCAGGATGTGATTGCTGTGGGCGGCGTGCAGACCATGACCCAGATTCCGATTTCCTCGGCGATGCTGGCCGGTCAGCCGCTGGGTTTTGCCGATCCGTTCTCCGGCAGCAAGGGCTGGAAAGCGCGTTTTGGCGAGCAGCCGGTCAACCAGTTCTATGCCGCCCAACGTATTGCCGACCACTGGAATATCAGCCGCCAGGACATGGAAGCCTATGCCCTGGAGAGCCATCGTCGGGCGCTGGCCGCCATGGCCGCCGGTCGTTTCGTCAACGAAATCGTGCCCTGTGAAGGGCTGCGGGACGACGAAACACCGCGCCATACCAGCCTGGCGAAAATGGCCGAGCTGGAGCCGGTGTTTGCCGAGTTTGCGTCGATCACCGCTGCGGTATCCAGCCAGACCTGCGATGCCTCGGCCGCCTTGCTGGTGGTCTCCGAGGCTGCGCTCAAGCGCTACAACCTCACGCCACGGGCGCGGATCCATCACCTCTCGGTGCTCGGCGACGACCCGATCTGGCACCTCACCGCACCGATCGCCGCCACCCGTGCCGCGCTGAAAAAAGCCGGCATGGGCATGCAGGACATTGACCTGGTCGAGATCAACGAAGCCTTTGCCTCGGTGGTCATGGCCTGGGCCAAGGAGCTGGATTTCGACCCGGCCCGCACCAACGCCAACGGCGGCGCGATTGCCCTCGGCCATCCGCTGGGGGCCAGCGGCGCGCGGTTGATGACCAGCCTGCTCAACCAGCTTGAGCACAGCGGTGGCCGCTATGGTTTGCAGACCATGTGCGAAGGCGGCGGACAAGCCAACGTGACGATTATTGAGCGCCTCTAGGAGTAACGACATGGCAATTTGTGCAGGACGTACCGTCATCATTACCGGCGCGGGCGGCGGTTTGGGCCGCGCCTACGCGCTGGCGTTCGCCGGGCAGGGCGCCAATGTGGTGGTCAACGACATTCGTCGCGAAGCCGCAGAAGAGGTGGTGGCCGAAATACGCGAGGCGGGCGGGCAGGCCATCGCCAATGCCGATGACATCACCACCCTCGCCACGGCGCAGCACATCGTCGACGCTGCGCTGGCGGCGTTTGGCGAAGTACATGTGCTGGTCAACAACGCCGGGATCTTGCGCGACCGCATGTTTATCAGCCTGGGTGAAGAGGACTGGGATGCGGTGATGCGTGTGCACTTGAAGGGGCATTTTTGCCTGGCCAATATCCTCGGTAAACGCTGGCGCGACCTGGCCAAGGCGGGTAAACCGGTGGCGGCGCGCATCATCAATACCAGCTCCGGCGCGGGCCTGCAGGGTTCGGTGGGGCAGTCCAATTACAGCGCGGCCAAAGGCGGGATTGCCGCACTGACCCTGGTCCAGGCAGCCGAGCTGGCGCGCTACGGCGTGACCGCCAATGCCCTGGCCCCGGCGGCGCGTACTTCGATGACTGAGAGTGCGATGCCGGACATGGTGAAAAAACCTGAAGACGGCGGCTTTGATGCCTGGGCTCCGGAAAACGTCGCACCGCTGGTGGTGTGGCTGGGCAGTGAATTGTCGGGGGAGGTGAGTGGGCAGATCATCGAAAGCCAGGGTGGGCGATTGTCCCTGGGCGATGGCTGGCGCACCGGGGTGACCCGCGACAAGGGCGCGCAATGGCAGCCTGAAGAGGTGGGCGTTGCCCTGGGCCAGATCCTGGCTGAAGCACCTGCGCCGCAGCGGGTGTGGGGTAGCTGATAGCGCTGGCCCTCACCCCAACCCTCTCCCGGAGGGAGAGGGGGCTGATTTGTGGTGTTCTCGAAACCGCGTGCGGTCAGTCCCCTCTCCCTTGGGAGAGGGTTAGGGTGAGGGGCTTTTGATTTTTGATTAAAAAAGAGCATTCAACCATGAGACAAGCACCCCCTTATGTTCCCGGCCACCAGTTGCTGGCGGGCAAGTCGATTTTGATCACCGCCGCAGCCGGCGCCGGTATCGGTTACGCCGCCGCCAAGCGCTGCGCCGAAGAGGGCTGCCGCGCCCTGATGATTTCCGATATCCACCCACGCCGCCTCGAAGAAGCCGTCGAGCGGCTCAAGGCTGAAACCGGCTTGCAGGCGGTCTACGGCCAGCTGTGCAACGTCACCGTCGAAGCCGATGTGCAAGCCCTGATCGCAGCTGCTGAAGATGCGCTGGGCGGTGTCGATGTGCTGATCAACAACGCCGGGCTTGGCGGGCAGGTGCGCCTGACCGAGATGACGGATGAGCAGTGGTCGTCGGTGCTGGATATCACCCTCACCGGCACCATGCGCATGACCCGCGCCATGCTCCCGCATATGGAGCGCCGAGGTGCCGGGGCCATCGTCAACAACGCCTCGGTATTGGGCTGGCGTGCGCAAAAGGAGCAGGCCCATTACGCCGCCGCCAAGGCGGGGGTCATGGCCCTGACCCGTTGCAGCGCCCTGGAAGCTGCCGAAAGCGGTGTACGGATCAACGCCGTCGCGCCGTCGATTGCCCTGCATGACTTCCTGAAAAAAGCCGCCAGCAGCGAGTTGCTCGACCAGCTCACCAGCCGCGAAGCCTTTGGTCGCGCCGCCGAAGTCTGGGAAGTGGCCAATGTCATGGTGTTTCTGGCCAGTGACTACGCCTCGTATATGGTCGGCGAAGTGCTGCCTGTCAGCTCGCAACAAGCGTGAGGCACAGAGTATGAGCACGACTTTCAGCAGTGCCGCGCAGTTGCTGGCGGCCGAGGGCATGGATCTGGGGCGCACCGACTGGTTGTTGCTGACCCAGGAGCGGATCAACCTGTTTGCCGAGGCCACCGGCGATCATCAGTGGATCCATGTCGACCCTGAGCGCGCCGCCAGCGGGCCGTTCGGTGCCTGCATCGCCCACGGCTACCTGACTCTGGCGTTGGCCAATCTGTTTATGCCGCAACTGATGCAGTTCGAAAACCTGGCCATGGGCGTCAACTGTGGCACTGACCGGCTGCGCTTCCCGGCAGCGGTCAAGGTCGGTTCGCGAATTCGCGGCCATGGCCAGGTGATGCGGGTCGAAACACTGGGCCAGGCCGTGCAGGCAGTGGTGCGCATGAGCGTCGAAATCGAAGGCAGCGAACGCCCCGGCTGTGTGGTGGACACCATCAGTCGCTACACCTTCAACCCTCTTGAACAGTGAGCCTTGAATATGAATTTGAATGACGTTGTGATCGTATCCACCGCCCGCACGGCCCTGACAAAGTCCTTCCGTGGCTCGTTCAACGATACCGAAGCGCCGGTGCTGGGCGGCCATGTGGTGCGTGCCGTCGTCGAGCGCGCGGGTATCGAGCCGGGCTCGGTGGAAGACGTGATCATGGGCGCCGCTGCCCAGCAGGGCACCCAGAGCTACAATATCGGGCGCCTGTGTGCCTATACCGGCGGCTTGCCCGATACCGTGCCGGGCATGGCGCTCGATCGCATGTGCGCTTCGGGCCTGATGAGTATCGGCGTGGCAGCCAACGGCATCATGACCGGCGAAATGAAGATAGCCGTAGCCGGTGGCGTGGAGTCGCTATCGCTGACCCAGAACAAGTACAAAAACACTTACCGCGCCCAGTCTGAGGCCGTGCTTGAGTGCATGCCGACGGCGTATATCCCGATGCTCGAAACCGCCGAAATCGTCTCCCGGCGCTACAACATCAGCCGCGAAGTGCAGGATCAGTATGCTCTGCAGAGCCAGCAGCGCACGGCCGCGGCCCAGGCTGAAGGCCTGTTTGCCGATGAGATCGTGCCACTGGCAGCGCGCAAGCTGTGCTTTGACAAGGAAGGCAAGCCCAGCGGTCATCAGGAGGTAATCGCGGACCGTGACGAGTGCAACCGTCCCTCCACCACCCTTGAAGATCTGTCGAGCCTCAAGCCGGTGTGGAAAGACGGCAAGTGGATTGAACAGGGTGAGTTCATTACGGCAGGCAACGCCTCGCAGTTTTCCGATGGCGCCGCTGCGGTCTTGCTGATGAGCCGTGGCGAAGCCAGACAACGTGGAATCGAAGCCCTGGGTGTGTATCGCGGGATTGCCGTGAGTGGCTGCGCGCCGGAAGAAATGGGCATTGGCCCGGTGTATGCGATTCCCAAGTTGCTCAAGCGCTTTGGCCTGACGGTGTCGGATATTGACCTGTGGGAAATCAACGAAGCGTTCGCCTGCCAGGTGGTGCATTGCCGTGACTTTCTGCAGATTCCCAATGACCGACTGAACGTTAATGGCGGGGCGATTGCCATCGGTCACCCGTTCGGCATGTCGGGTGCGCGAATGGTGGGCCACAGCCTGCTTGAAGGTCGCCGCCGTGGCGCGCGGTTTGTGGTGGTTGCCATGTGCATCGGCGGCGGCATGGGGGCAGCAGGGTTGTTTGAGTTGAACTGAAGGCAGGGGGAGCAGTTTCTTTGTGGGAGCGGGCTTGCCCGCGATTGAGGCGCCGCGGTCAGTCAGACATACCGCGGTGCGGCCATCGCGGGCAAGCCCGGCTCCCACAGGCATTGCGCCGACCTTGTGGGAGCGGGCTTGCCCGCGATTCAGGCGATGGGGTCAGTCAGGCATACCGCAGCGCTGTCATCGCGGGCAAGCCCGGCTCCCACAGAAATTGCGCCGATCTTGTGGGAGCAGGCTTGCTCGCGATTGAGGCGATACGGTCAATCAGGCATACCGCAGCGCTGTCATCGCGGGCAAGCCCGGCTCCCACAGGGAGGGCATGGGGCTTAAGGATTTAGTCGCGCGGATAGGTGCGTAAAAGCAGGGAAGCAGTACAATTGCGCTTCTTTACCGGGCATGGACGCTGTTCGGCATCTGTTCACGAGAAGGCCCATGGTTTCTGCTAGTTACTCCCCCGCGCTGGTTCTGATTTCCCTGTGTGTCGCCATCCTGGCGTCGTACACCGCCCTTGACCTTAGCGGTCGCATCGCCACGGCGCGGGGGCGTACCGTGTATCTGTGGATCGGCGGCGGAGCGCTGGCAATGGGCTTTGGCGTGTGGTCGATGCACTTTATCGGCATGCTCGCCCTGCAGTTGCCCCTTGAACTGGGCTACGACCTGGGGCTGACCCTGTGGTCGTTGCTGGTAGCCATTTTGTCTTCGGGTTTTGCCTTGTGGCTGGTCAGTCAGCCACGGTTGCCGGCCCTGCAGTTGCTGTTCGGTGCCCTGATCATGGGCGCAGGGATCAGTGCCATGCATTACAGCGGCATGGCCGCGTTGCGCATGCAGCCGGGTATCGACTACGACCCGACGCTGTTCGGCCTGTCGCTGGTGATTGCCGTGGGGGCTTCGGCGGCCGCATTGGCGATCGCCTTTCGCTTGCGCAGGCAAACCCCCTATGTACGGCTGATGCGCGGTGGCGCTGCGGTGATCATGGGCCTGGCGATTGTCGGCATGCACTACACCGGCATGGCCGCTGCCAATTTTCCCATCGGCAGTTTTTGCGGTGCCGCCATCGACGGCTTGAGCGGAAACGGCCTGGACAATCTGGTGCTGGTGTCCAGCCTGGCGGTACTGGTGATCGCCTTGCTGACCTCGATTTTCGATGCCCGCCTCGATGCGCGTACTGCCGCCCTGGCAGATTCCCTGACCCTGGCCAACGAAGAACTGACCCAGTTGGCGCTGCACGACACCCTCACCGGGCTGCCCAATCGCATCCTGCTGGCCGACCGCATCGGCCAGGCGATGAACAAGGTGGCGGAGCAGGGCGGCTGTTTTTCGCTGATGTTTATCGACCTCGATGGCTTCAAACCGGTCAACGATGCTTTTGGTCATCACCTGGGCGACCGCCTGCTGCGCGAGGTCGCCTTGCGCTTGCGCGAGCAGCTGCGCAGCCAGGACACCCTGGCGCGCATTGGCGGTGACGAATTCGTGCTGCTGGTGCGCCTGCTTGAGCCTGACGATGCCCCGCAAGTGGCGGCGCGTCAGGTCAGCCTGCTGTCCCGGGCGTTTCGCGTCGATGAGCATGAGTTGCTGATTTCCGCCAGTGTCGGCATCGCGCTGTACCCCGGCAATGGCTTGACCGCCGAGGAGCTGCTGATGAACGCCGACGCGGCGATGTACCACGCCAAGGGCACCGGCAAGAACGGCTACAGCTTTTTCGACGCCTCGATGAACACCAATGCGCGCAAGCAATTGCAACTGCTGCAGGACTTGCGCCAGGCCCTGGAGCTGCAGCAGTTTCGTCTGCATTACCAGCCCAAGTTCGACGCCAGCAACAGCCAGCCGGTGGGGGCTGAAGCGCTGTTGCGCTGGGAGCACCCGCAGCAGGGGTTGCTGCTGCCGGAACACTTTATCGACCTGGCGGAAAAAACCGGCCTGATCATCCCCATCGGCGACTGGGTGCTCAATGAAGCGTGCCGGCAGATGCGCGCCTGGTTCGACCAGGGCTATAGCCACTGGCGCATTGCGGTCAATCTGTCGGCATTGCAGTTCTGTTATTCCGGCCTGGTCGACAGCGTGGTCGCCGCGCTGGAGCGCCATCAGTTGCCCGCCAACAGCTTGACCCTGGAAATCACCGAAACCACCGCCATGAGCGATGCCGACGCGAGCATGGTGGTGTTGCAGCGCTTGTCGCAAATGGGCGTGGACCTGTCCATCGATGACTTTGGTACCGGCTACTCCAGCCTGATGTACCTCAAGCGCCTGCCCGCCAATGAACTGAAGATCGACCGCGGCTTTGTGCGCGACCTGGAGCACGACAGCGACGATGCGGCGATTGTCTCGGCCATTGTCGCGCTGGGCCAGGCCCTGGGTTTGCGCATCGTTGCCGAAGGGGTGGAGACCGATACCCAGCAAAGCTTTTTGACTACCCTTGGCTGTGACGCCCTGCAGGGTTTTCTACTGGGCGAGCCCTTGCCGGCGGAACAGTTTATGGCGGATATCCACAGTGCCAGGCCCGTCGAGCCAGACAACAAGACGGCGACCTGACAAAACCGCGCCTTCGCGGTTATTCTGGCAGCCAGATTTGGATCGGTGTAAGGGGAACACGTATTTATGGATAAAGTCATCGTGATCACCGGCGGCAGCCGCGGTATAGGCGCTGCCACTGCCTTGCTGGCTGCCAGGCAGGGTTATCGGATTTGCATTAACTACCTGACCGATGATGCCGCCGCCCATGAGGTGCTGGCACAGGTTCGCGCCCTCGGTGCCAAGGCCATTGCCGTGCGTGCCGATGTCAGTGACGAAGAAGAAATCATTCGCCTGTTTCTTGACGTCGATGAACAACTGGGGCCGGTGACGGCGCTGGTCAACAATGCTGGCACCGTGGGGCTGAAGTCGCGGGTCGACGAGTTGACCGACCTGCGCATCATGCACACCCTAAAGACCAACGTGCTGGGGCCGATCCTGTGCGCCAAACATGCGGTGCTGCGCATGTCGCCGCGCTACGGCGGGCAGGGCGGAAATATCGTCAATGTGTCATCGGTGGCTGCACGCCTGGGCTCGCCCGGCGAATATGTCGACTATGCCGCTTCCAAGGGCGCGCTGGACACCTTCACCCTGGGCTTGTCCAAGGAACTGGCGGGGGAAGGGATCCGCGTCAATGCCGTGCGCCCGGGCTATATCTTCACCGACTTCCACGCCCTGAGTGGCGACCCGGGGCGAGTCAGCAAACTTGAACCGCTGATCCCGATGGGCCGTGGCGGGCGCCCCGAAGAAGTGGCAGAAGCCATTGTGTGGCTGCTCTCGGACAAGGCCTCCTACACAACGGGCACCTTCCTGGACCTGGGCGGCGGTCGCTGAAGGCCCTGCTCCCACAAGGTCGACGCAATTCCTGTGGGAGCCGGGCTTGCCCGCGATGGTAGCGCCACGGTGTGCCTGACTGACCGCATCGCCTTAATCGCGAGCAAGCCCGCTCCCACACGGCTTGCATTTAGGCTTGATCCGACGATAATGCGACTTATTGCTATTTAAGTATGGTTATCTATCGTGTCTAGCCCTGTGGATCCCAAAAGCCTGCTGGCGAACCTGTATCACGACAATCATGCGTGGCTGCGCGGCTGGTTGTCGCGACAGGTGCGTTGCCCGCAGGATGCGGCTGATCTGGCCCAGGACACCTTCTTGCGCGCCTGGGACGCCCGGCAACTGGAGCGTATCCGGGAACCTCGCGCCTACCTGAGCACCGTGGCCCGGCGCCTGCTGTGTTCGCTGTGGCGGCGGCGCAAGCTGGAGCAGTCCTACCTCGAGCAATTGGCCGAGCTGCCCCCAGCCTTCGCCCCCTCCGCCGAAGACATTGCCCTGGTGCGCGAGGCGATCGAAGCCATCGACCGCGTGCTGGAAGGCTTGCCGTCGCGGGTCAAGCGCGCCTTTTTGCTCAATCGCCTCGAAGGCATGCCCCAGCAGGCCATCGCCGAGTTGCTGGGCGTGTCGCTGGCCACGGTGGAGCGCGATTTGCGCCGCGCCTTTGTTCATTGCCTGTCGCAGACGGCGGAGTGCCCATGAGTACAGCCAAGGTAGATCCGGTCACCCGTGCCGCCATTGACTGGATGCTGCGTCTGGAGTCCGGCCAGGCCTGCCCGTCGGAGCGCCAGGTGTTCAAGGCCTGGCTGGCCGAGAACCCCGCGCACCTGGCAGCCTGACAGCGGGTCGCGGGGGTGCTGAAAACCCCGGTGGCTGACCTGCATGCGGTGGAGCGGCGCAGCCCCGGGCAGTTGCAAGCCGCGCGCCGGGCCCTGCTGGCCAGCACTGTAACGCCCGGTAAAAAGACCCTGCAAGGTGGCCTGCTGCTGTTGCTGCTGGGCCTGGCTGGAGCAGGCCTGGTGGACCGCGTCACGCCCCTGGCAGGCCTGACGGCCGATTACCAGACGGCCACCGGCGAGCGCAAGACGGTCGAACTGGCCGATGGTAGCCTGCTGACGCTCAATGCCCGCAGCGCGGTGGATATCCAGTTCAGCAACGGCCAGCGCCGCGTGCGCCTGCGTGAAGGCGAGCTGCAGGTGGAGGTGGCCGCCGATGCCAAGCGGCCGTTTGTGGTCACCACCGCCCAGGGCCAGGTGCAGGCGCTGGGTACTCGCTTTATGGTGCGCCAGGGCAGCGATGAAAGCCTGGCCAGCGTGCAGCAACACAGCGTGCTACTGGACACCCTGGGCGGTCAGCAGCGGCGCATCGAAACCGGTCAGGCGGTGTCGTTCACCGCCACCCAGATCGACCCGCAAACCCCGACCTCGCGCAGCCAGACCGACTGGCTGCAGGGCCGCGTCGAACTGCATGATGAACCGTTGTCGGCCCTGGTCGAGGCATTGCGGCCCTACCAGACCGGCATGCTGCGCATCAGCCCTGAAGCGGCGCGGGTGCGGGTGTTCGGCGTATTCGCGCTGGACAATACCGCGCAAACCCTCAATACGCTGGCGCAAACCCTGCCGATCAAGGTCACGCGGTACGGACCGTGGCTGACCCTGATCGAGGTGCGCCGGTAAAAACATCCGAATGCGAATTAATTGCAAATAGGGTGAGGGGAACGCCTTTCTCGTTGGTCAAGGTTACAACTGCCTACCTTGCAACGAGAAAGGACGCCCCATGCCGTACGCTCAACCGAAAACCTGCCTGCTGGCGCTGGCCATCACCCTGAGCATTGCCTGCCATCCGCAAGGCGCGCGTGCTGAGGTCATGCCCGGCGAACAAAGCGCCACGCGCTTTTTTGACCTGCCTGCCGCGCCCCTGGGCGTGACCCTGAGCCGCATCGCCCGGGACAGCAACCTGACCCTGTCGGTGGCGCCGGCCTTGTTGCAGGGCAAGACCTCTGCGCCGGTCAATGGCATGTACACCCCGCAACAGGCCGCTGAACGTGCGCTGGCGGGCAGTGGCCTGGGCTTGAGCGTGACCGACAGCGGCGCCCTGAGTGTGTACCCGCATGCCGAGGCCGGGGCGTTGAATCTGGGCGCGACCAACGTATCGGCGCGTGTTGGCGAGGATGGCCGTGGCCACGTCGACGGCTTTGTCGCCACCCGCTCGGCCACCGCCACCAAGACCGACACGCCGATCCTGGAAATCCCGCAGACCATCAACGTGGTCACCGCCGACCAGGTTCAAGAGCAAGGCGCCCGCGACCTGACCCAGGCGCTGCGCTACACCCCGGGGCTGAGCACCAACGGCTACACCGACCGTAACACCATTGCCGATGAAATCACCAGCCGCGGCTTTGCCCCGACGTTGCTCTACCTTGACGGTGCCTATCTGCCTTCGGCGGGCAGCCTGGGCGGCACCCCGCAAATAGACCCCTATACCCTGGAACGCATCGAAGTGCTTAAGGGCCCGTCTTCGGTGCTTTACGGGCAAAACCAGCCGGGGGGCATGATCAATATGGTGTCCAAGCGCCCGAGCACCGAGGCCAAACATCAGGTCAAGGTCGGTACCGGCAGTTTTGACCGCTACAACCTGGCCTTCGACACCACCGGCCCGCTGGACGACGCCAAAACCTTGAGCTACCGGCTGATCGGCGTCGGCAACACCGGCAGCGAACAAATCGACTACACCGAAGATTCGCGCATGCTGCTGGCGCCCAGTTTTACCTGGGCGCCCGATGACAGCACCGAGCTGACGGTGTACGCGCAATTGCAACGGGATGATGCCCTGGCCGACTATCAGTCATTGCCGGCCGTGGGCAGCCTGTACCGCAACTCCCAGGGCAACAAGATCGATCGTGACTTCTTTTCGGGCGACTCGAAATGGAACGACTACAAGCGCGACCAGTATGTGCTCGGCTACCAGTTTTCCCATGCCTTCAACGAGGTCATGACCTACAGGCAGAGCTTGAGCTACATCGACGTCAATGACCGCTACAAGGGTTTCTACCTCAACCGTTTTGTCACTGCCCCGGACGGTGCCACCGACACCCATGCCAGCCGCACCAAGCTGGACTGGCGCCAGCAGAACAGCTCGTACAGCTTCGACAACCACCTGCAGGGCGACTTCGTCACCGGCCCCTTGCAGCACACCTTGCTGGTGGGCCTGGACTACCGTGATTTCACTCGCAAGTATCAGGGTTACAACTTGTCCGGCAGCGAAATTATCGACCTCTACAACCCCACCAACTACCGCACCCTGGGCGTGCCGACCCTGACCACCCAATGGGACAACAAGGTCAAGCAGACCGGCCTGTATGTGCAGGACCAGATCAAGCTGGACAACGTGATCCTCACCATTGGCGGGCGCCAGGACTGGGCCAGGGTGGAGAACAACGACCTGCTGGCCAACTCCCGGGAGAGTCAGGACGACAACAAGTTCACCGCGCGTGTGGGCCTGACCTATGTCACCTCGTTCGGCCTGGCGCCGTATATCAGCTACACCGAATCCTTCCTGCCGTCGGTGGGCACTGCGGCGCCGGCCCGGGGTGGCAAGGCGTTCGCGCCGATGACGGGCAAGCAATATGAAGTGGGGGTCAAATACCAGCCCAACGACTCCAGCCTGCTCACTGCCTCGGTGTTCGAGATCACCCAGCAGAACGTCCTGACCGGTGACCTTGAGTATCTGGAGTATCAGGTTCAGGCAGGTGAGGTCAGGTCGCGAGGCATTGAAGTTGAAGGTAAAAGCAGCTTCAACAACATTGACCTGATTGCGTCGGTGTCATATCTGGACGTGTTCTACACCAAGTCCAACTACGGCAATGAAGGCAACCGCAGCGAGGCGCAATCGCCGTGGGCGGCCAGCGTGTGGGCGGACTACCACTTTACCGGCCAGGCGCTGGCAGGCGTGACCCTGGGCGGTGGTGCGCGGTATACCGGGAAAAACTTCGGGGATTCGGACAACACCTTCAAGACGCCGTCGTTTGTGGTGTATGACGCCACGCTCAACTACGACCTGGCGGCGCTGGATGCGAGCTTCAAGGGTGTGAGCACCCGTCTGAACGTGCAGAACCTGTTTGATCGCGAGTATGTGTCCTCGTGCAACTACAGCTTCGGCTGCTACTACGGCCAGCAGCGCACGGCATCGCTGGAGGTTCAATACGACTGGTGATGTGCCTGATGCACCGCATCGCCTGAATCGCGAGCAAGCCCGCTCCCACAAGATCGGCGCAATGCCTGTGGGAGCCGGGCTTGCCCGCGATGGCCGCGCCGCGGTGTGCCTGACTGACCGCATCGCCTGAATCGCGAGCAAGCCCGCTCCCACAAGGTCGGCGCAATGCCTGTGGGAGCCGGGCTTGCCCGCGATGGCCGCGCCGCGGTGTGCCTGACTGATCGTATCGCCTGAATCGCGAGCAAGCCCGCTCCCACAAGGTCGGCGCAATGCCTGTGGGGGCCGGGCTTGCCCGCGATGGCTGCGCCGCGGTATGCCTGACTGACCGCATCGCCTGAATCGCGAGCAAGCCCGCTCCCACAAGATCGGCGCAATGCCTGTGGGAGCCGGGCTTGCCCGCGATGGCTTCGCCGCGGTGTGCCAGCTTTCAGCGCCGCAGCTTGAGCGCGCTGGCCAGGCTGATGGCCAGCGGCAAGCGGGGTAGCAAGGTGGCCTGGTAGGCATGGTAAAGGTCCGGCTTGCCGGGCCAGATGGTCTGCGATGGCAGGTTGTCGGCCCCCAGTTCGTGATGCCAGCTGCCATTCACACGATCGATCATGTGCAGGTCGATATAGTCCCAGAACTGCTGATACCACACCTCATACCCAGGCTCGTCGGTGCGTTGCAACAACGCGGCCGCCGCAGCCGCCGCTTCGGCTACAACCCAGTGCAGCCGCTCGCGCACCAACGGTTGATGATTCCAGTCCAGGGTGTAGACGATTCCGCCATTGCC harbors:
- a CDS encoding acetyl-CoA C-acetyltransferase, with amino-acid sequence MPEAYIVDALRSPTGKRKGGLAHVHAIDLGAHVLKALVERNAIPADEYDDVIFGCVDTIGSQAGDIARTSWLAAGLPLNVPGTTIDRQCGSSQQALHFAAQAVMSGTQDVIAVGGVQTMTQIPISSAMLAGQPLGFADPFSGSKGWKARFGEQPVNQFYAAQRIADHWNISRQDMEAYALESHRRALAAMAAGRFVNEIVPCEGLRDDETPRHTSLAKMAELEPVFAEFASITAAVSSQTCDASAALLVVSEAALKRYNLTPRARIHHLSVLGDDPIWHLTAPIAATRAALKKAGMGMQDIDLVEINEAFASVVMAWAKELDFDPARTNANGGAIALGHPLGASGARLMTSLLNQLEHSGGRYGLQTMCEGGGQANVTIIERL
- a CDS encoding SDR family oxidoreductase, with product MAICAGRTVIITGAGGGLGRAYALAFAGQGANVVVNDIRREAAEEVVAEIREAGGQAIANADDITTLATAQHIVDAALAAFGEVHVLVNNAGILRDRMFISLGEEDWDAVMRVHLKGHFCLANILGKRWRDLAKAGKPVAARIINTSSGAGLQGSVGQSNYSAAKGGIAALTLVQAAELARYGVTANALAPAARTSMTESAMPDMVKKPEDGGFDAWAPENVAPLVVWLGSELSGEVSGQIIESQGGRLSLGDGWRTGVTRDKGAQWQPEEVGVALGQILAEAPAPQRVWGS
- a CDS encoding SDR family oxidoreductase yields the protein MRQAPPYVPGHQLLAGKSILITAAAGAGIGYAAAKRCAEEGCRALMISDIHPRRLEEAVERLKAETGLQAVYGQLCNVTVEADVQALIAAAEDALGGVDVLINNAGLGGQVRLTEMTDEQWSSVLDITLTGTMRMTRAMLPHMERRGAGAIVNNASVLGWRAQKEQAHYAAAKAGVMALTRCSALEAAESGVRINAVAPSIALHDFLKKAASSELLDQLTSREAFGRAAEVWEVANVMVFLASDYASYMVGEVLPVSSQQA
- a CDS encoding MaoC family dehydratase — its product is MSTTFSSAAQLLAAEGMDLGRTDWLLLTQERINLFAEATGDHQWIHVDPERAASGPFGACIAHGYLTLALANLFMPQLMQFENLAMGVNCGTDRLRFPAAVKVGSRIRGHGQVMRVETLGQAVQAVVRMSVEIEGSERPGCVVDTISRYTFNPLEQ
- a CDS encoding acetyl-CoA C-acyltransferase — translated: MNLNDVVIVSTARTALTKSFRGSFNDTEAPVLGGHVVRAVVERAGIEPGSVEDVIMGAAAQQGTQSYNIGRLCAYTGGLPDTVPGMALDRMCASGLMSIGVAANGIMTGEMKIAVAGGVESLSLTQNKYKNTYRAQSEAVLECMPTAYIPMLETAEIVSRRYNISREVQDQYALQSQQRTAAAQAEGLFADEIVPLAARKLCFDKEGKPSGHQEVIADRDECNRPSTTLEDLSSLKPVWKDGKWIEQGEFITAGNASQFSDGAAAVLLMSRGEARQRGIEALGVYRGIAVSGCAPEEMGIGPVYAIPKLLKRFGLTVSDIDLWEINEAFACQVVHCRDFLQIPNDRLNVNGGAIAIGHPFGMSGARMVGHSLLEGRRRGARFVVVAMCIGGGMGAAGLFELN
- a CDS encoding putative bifunctional diguanylate cyclase/phosphodiesterase; this encodes MVSASYSPALVLISLCVAILASYTALDLSGRIATARGRTVYLWIGGGALAMGFGVWSMHFIGMLALQLPLELGYDLGLTLWSLLVAILSSGFALWLVSQPRLPALQLLFGALIMGAGISAMHYSGMAALRMQPGIDYDPTLFGLSLVIAVGASAAALAIAFRLRRQTPYVRLMRGGAAVIMGLAIVGMHYTGMAAANFPIGSFCGAAIDGLSGNGLDNLVLVSSLAVLVIALLTSIFDARLDARTAALADSLTLANEELTQLALHDTLTGLPNRILLADRIGQAMNKVAEQGGCFSLMFIDLDGFKPVNDAFGHHLGDRLLREVALRLREQLRSQDTLARIGGDEFVLLVRLLEPDDAPQVAARQVSLLSRAFRVDEHELLISASVGIALYPGNGLTAEELLMNADAAMYHAKGTGKNGYSFFDASMNTNARKQLQLLQDLRQALELQQFRLHYQPKFDASNSQPVGAEALLRWEHPQQGLLLPEHFIDLAEKTGLIIPIGDWVLNEACRQMRAWFDQGYSHWRIAVNLSALQFCYSGLVDSVVAALERHQLPANSLTLEITETTAMSDADASMVVLQRLSQMGVDLSIDDFGTGYSSLMYLKRLPANELKIDRGFVRDLEHDSDDAAIVSAIVALGQALGLRIVAEGVETDTQQSFLTTLGCDALQGFLLGEPLPAEQFMADIHSARPVEPDNKTAT
- a CDS encoding SDR family oxidoreductase: MDKVIVITGGSRGIGAATALLAARQGYRICINYLTDDAAAHEVLAQVRALGAKAIAVRADVSDEEEIIRLFLDVDEQLGPVTALVNNAGTVGLKSRVDELTDLRIMHTLKTNVLGPILCAKHAVLRMSPRYGGQGGNIVNVSSVAARLGSPGEYVDYAASKGALDTFTLGLSKELAGEGIRVNAVRPGYIFTDFHALSGDPGRVSKLEPLIPMGRGGRPEEVAEAIVWLLSDKASYTTGTFLDLGGGR
- a CDS encoding sigma-70 family RNA polymerase sigma factor translates to MDPKSLLANLYHDNHAWLRGWLSRQVRCPQDAADLAQDTFLRAWDARQLERIREPRAYLSTVARRLLCSLWRRRKLEQSYLEQLAELPPAFAPSAEDIALVREAIEAIDRVLEGLPSRVKRAFLLNRLEGMPQQAIAELLGVSLATVERDLRRAFVHCLSQTAECP
- a CDS encoding FecR/PupR family sigma factor regulator; amino-acid sequence: MSTAKVDPVTRAAIDWMLRLESGQACPSERQVFKAWLAENPAHLAA